The genomic segment CCGACGCCTTCAGAACGCTCCGGGCCAGGCAGGTGGCGGCTGCGGCCCGGGGCGCGCTGCCCTCCCGCCAGGTACGGCTGGGGTGCACCGAGTTGGTGAGCAGCACCAGGAACGTGTCGGTGGCGGGGTCGATCACCAGGCTCGTACCGGTGAAACCGCTGTGCCCGACGGCGCCGTGGCCGGCCAGCTCGCCCATCTGGCCGGGGTGGTCGGTCTCGAAGCCGGGGTACGGCCCGCAGCCGTCGAGCAGCGCCCGGCAGAACAGGGCCAGGTCCCACGCGGTGGAGAAGAGCCCCGCGTGCCCGCTGACCCCGCCCGCCGCGTAGGCGTTCTCGTCGTGCACGACGCCGTGCACCATGCCGCGGTCGAGCTTGCCCCAGGGCCGCCGCTGGTCCTCGGTCGCGGCGATCCGGGGCAGCAGGGCGGCGGGTGGGTTGTAGCCGGTGTCGGTCATCCCGAGCGGCCCGGTGATCCCGTCCCTGACCAGGACGTCCAGCGGCTGTCCCGTGGCCCGTTCCAGCACCTGCTGGAGGGCGATCAGATTGAGGTCGGAGTAGATCCGGACGGTGCCCGGCGGGTGCAGCGGCTTCTCGTCCCACAGCAGCCGCAGCCGGGCCGGCACGGTGGGCAGGTCGTAGAACGGCAGCTCGGGCCGGAAGCCGGAGGTGTGGTCGAGCAGCTGCCGTACGGTGATGTCCGCCTTGCCCGCGGCGGCGAACTCCGGCACGTACGAGGCGACCGGCCGGTCGAGGTCCAGGAGCCGAGCGGCGACGACGGCCGTGAAGAGCTTGCTGACGGACGCCAGGTCGAAGACCGTGTCGGGCCGCATCGGCACCCACCGCTCCGGCGGCAGCTCCACACCGCGGTCGGCGGCCGCGTCGTAGCCCGCGTACCGCACCGCCCAGCCGACCGCCTCGTGCAGCGCGACGACCTGGCCACGCCCGGCGAGCACGACCGCTCCCGCGCACCAGGGGTGGTCCGGCGACGGCTCCAGGGCGGTCCTCAGCCCGGGGACGATCCGCCGCAGCTCTCCGGCGTCGAGGCCGGCCTCAGGGCAGGTACCTCTCGACAGCGGCGGCGCCATGCTCCTCCAGCTCCTTGCGGGCCCTCTCGATACGGGCGGGAGTGGGTTCGCGGCCGGAGAGCATCACCAGGTCCTCCGGATCGACCGCGTTCTCGGACCCGGTGTGCAGCACGCTGTCGGCGGTCTTGAACGCCCAGCGGTTCCCGTCGATCGGCTCGGACATTCCTGCCTCCTGATGACTACGGTGCATCC from the Streptomyces sp. RKAG293 genome contains:
- a CDS encoding serine hydrolase domain-containing protein — protein: MAPPLSRGTCPEAGLDAGELRRIVPGLRTALEPSPDHPWCAGAVVLAGRGQVVALHEAVGWAVRYAGYDAAADRGVELPPERWVPMRPDTVFDLASVSKLFTAVVAARLLDLDRPVASYVPEFAAAGKADITVRQLLDHTSGFRPELPFYDLPTVPARLRLLWDEKPLHPPGTVRIYSDLNLIALQQVLERATGQPLDVLVRDGITGPLGMTDTGYNPPAALLPRIAATEDQRRPWGKLDRGMVHGVVHDENAYAAGGVSGHAGLFSTAWDLALFCRALLDGCGPYPGFETDHPGQMGELAGHGAVGHSGFTGTSLVIDPATDTFLVLLTNSVHPSRTWREGSAPRAAAATCLARSVLKASETSGP